A portion of the Tachysurus vachellii isolate PV-2020 chromosome 14, HZAU_Pvac_v1, whole genome shotgun sequence genome contains these proteins:
- the slc25a44a gene encoding solute carrier family 25 member 44a — translation MQQKRNIRIIEWEDLDKRKFYSLGVFMTLTTRATVYPFTLIRTRLQVQKGKSLYTGTFDAFCKILKAEGVRGLYRGFMINTFTLISGQAYITTYELVRKYVSQYSSNNTVKSLVAGGSASLVAQSITVPIDVVSQQLMMQGQGEHLTRFKLKPKKAVTTSKHRVTFGQTRDITVQIFAADGFRGFYRGYVASLLTYIPNSAVWWPFYHFYAEQLSRMAPSNCPHLLLQAVAGPLAAATASTLTNPMDVVRARVQVEGRLSVIETFKQLIAEEGMRGLTKGLSARIISSMPTSILIVIGYETLKRLSLRPELVHTRHW, via the exons ATGCAGCAGAAACGTAACATCCGGATCATCGAATGGGAAGACCTGGACAAGAGGAAGTTCTACTCCCTCGGCGTGTTCATGACATTAACCACACGTGCCACGGTCTACCCCTTCACTCTGATTCGAACCCGGCTGCAGGTCCAGAAGGGGAAGTCACTCTATACTGGCACATTTGACGCCTTCTGTAAGATTCTTAAAGCTGAAGGTGTGCGGGGATTGTACCGGGGCTTCATGATTAACACCTTCACGCTGATCTCAGGTCAAGCCTACATCACCACCTATGAGCTGGTTAGGAAGTACGTCTCTCAGTATTCTTCCAATAACACAGTCAAGTCACTGGTGGCTGGTGGCTCAGCCTCACTGGTGGCTCAGAGCATCACCGTGCCCATTGATGTGGTCTCCCAGCAACTCATGATGCAAGGCCAGGGGGAACATCTCACACGCTTTAAGCTCAAGCCCAAGAAGGCTGTGACCACATCTAAGCACAGGGTGACTTTTGGCCAGACCCGGGACATTACCGTGCAGATTTTCGCTGCGGACGGTTTTCGGGGGTTTTACCGTGGCTATGTGGCGTCTCTTCTCACCTACATTCCTAACAGCGCTGTGTGGTGGCCTTTCTATCACTTTTATGCAG AGCAGCTGTCTCGAATGGCTCCGTCCAACTGCCCTCACCTCCTCTTGCAGGCTGTGGCCGGGCCCTTGGCTGCTGCCACCGCCTCCACCCTCACCAATCCCATGGATGTAGTGAGAGCCAGAGTGCAG GTGGAAGGGCGTTTGTCAGTGATTGAAACGTTTAAGCAGCTCATTGCTGAGGAGGGCATGAGGGGTCTAACCAAGGGTCTGTCTGCTCGCATCATCTCCTCCATGCCCACCTCCATCCTCATCGTCATCGGCTACGAGACGCTGAAGAGGCTGAGCCTGCGGCCTGAGCTCGTCCACACCAGACACTGGTGA